The genomic window TCACCAAATCCATGCCGCAACCAAACTAGCTGCCCAGAAACAAAACCAAATCAAGCTGGCTTGAGTCATTTTGGCACTCGTCATCCGATCAAGCTCTAAGCCTGGGATAGCGGGCCGTAGGAGTTGGGTCATTAAATTAAACACGCTCCAAGCAACAATCAATAATTGGGCCAAGCGCAAAACCGCCAGCCATGGATCACCCCACCAAACGCCGAGCAAACCCACGCCAATTCCTGCAATCAGCAACAAACTACTACGCCAAAGCATGGCGCTCAGCAAGGCCAAATAGGTTGTTCGACCCAAGGTTTCGTGCTGAATCCGGCTTTGGTTGTTTAATAATAGCCACCATGCTGGTAGTTGAATAATTGCAATAATTAGCCCCAGTTGCAGCACCACGCCAATCGCTTGCACCAAGCTTTGTTGCGCTAAATTGGGTGCACGCAACAGCAACATATGCACAGCCACCAAACCTGACCAAAGCCCAATATAGCCCCAAGTCGTGCGTTGATGGCCTTGCAAAACATCTTGCACCGCTCCCGATTCGATCATCGATTCAGGGCGTGGACGCGGCATGGCCACATTGCGAGCACGTGGACGCGGCTTGGTTGGTTGTTTTGGGGTGGCAGGGGTTTCCAGTGGTTCGGTTTGGCTAGGAATCGGCTGGGTGGGCGTGCCCAATGGCTTGGTTTGGTTGCGAAAGCGCTGCTCGGCCAGCTCAGCAAAATCTTCCAAGGCCGAAAGTGCGAGTTGATTGGTTGGATTAATCGCCAGCACCCGATCTAAGCAATAGCGCATTTTATCGGCAGAATCAACCACGCCGCTCAGCCAGAGCCATGCTTGCTCATGGTTGGGGTCGTGTTGCACAATGTTGCTCAACAATTTTCGCGCTTGTTCAGTATTACCTTGATTGGCCGCCGCTTTGGCTAAGCGCAACAATTCATCAATCGATTGTTCGGTCATGCTACTTCCTCAATATTAACAAGCCTATTTTAACCGAGGTTGACAGCACAACGCACAAGCATCAAGGCTGTATAATGGTAACAACCACTGATCAACGCTATCAATGGCTGCATTTGTCGTAAATGATGCAAGCATGTGCCTGCATCGCTAGTGCGGAGTGTCAACGGTGACCTACTTCGACTCTTTGTTAATTGCCAATCGGGGCGAAATTGCGGTGCGGGTAATTCGGGCTTGCCGCTCATTGGGCATCGAAGCAATCGCGGTCTATTCCGATGCCGACGCACGCGCCTTACATGTGCGCGAGGCTGATCGGGCGATTCGCATCGGCCCAGCTGCCGCCGCTCAATCGTATTTGAATATCGAAGCAGTGCTAGCCGCTGCCCAACAAACTGGAGCACAGGCGATTCACCCAGGCTATGGCTTTCTCTCAGAAAACGCCAATTTCGCCCGAGCCTGTAACCAAGCAGGCATTGCCTTCATCGGTCCGCCCGCTGAAGCCATCGAAGCCATGGGTTCGAAAAGCGCCGCTAAACGCCTCGCCGAATCGGTGGGCGTGCCAACCGTGCCAGGCTACAACGGCGACGATCAAAGCGAACAACGCTTGTTGGCCGAAGCCGAACGGATTGGCTTTCCGTTGCTGATCAAGGCTTCGGCTGGTGGCGGCGGCAAAGGGATGCGCAGCGTGCATCGGCTTGCTGAATTTTCAGCGGCCTTGGCAGCAGCGCAGCGTGAAGCCCTTGCCGCATTTGGCGATCAGCATGTTTTGCTCGAAAAGCTGATTGAACGCCCACGCCATATTGAGTTTCAAATTCTCGGCGATCAACATGGCACTATGCTGCATCTTGGCGAACGCGAGTGTTCGATTCAACGCCGCCATCAAAAAGTGCTCGAAGAATCGCCCTCAATTGCATTAACCCCAGCATTACGCGCTACGATGGGCGCGGCGGCTGTGCGTTTGGCGCAAGCCGTCAATTATTACAACGCTGGCACCCAAGAGTTTATGCTCGATGCCAATGGCGAGTTTTATTTTCTCGAAATGAATACCCGTTTGCAAGTTGAGCACCCCGTGACCGAGTTGGTGACAGGCTTGGATTTGGTGCAATTGCAAATTGCCATCGCCGCTGGCCAGCGGTTGCCCTTTGCTCAAGCTGATATCCAGCAAACTGGCCATGCGATCGAAGTCCGCTTGTATGCAGAAGATCCAGTGCAAATGTTGCCTTCAATTGGCCAACTTAGCAGCTATACGCCACCCGAAGGCCCAGGCATTCGACTTGATACTGGGGTCACAGTTGGCGATCATGTCACAATTAATTACGATCCAATGCTGGCCAAGTTGATCGTGTGGGGCGAGCAGCGTGAGCAGGCGATTGCCCGTTTGCGCTATGCCTTACAACATTTCGAGGTTGCTGGCGTTACCACCAACATCCCATTGTTGCAGGCGATTATTAACACGCCAGCCTACCATTCCGGAGCCACAACCACCGATTTTCTGCAAACCCATGCAATTAGCGAGCAATTGCAACATCGTCAGTTGCCGCCCAATTTGGCTTTGGCAGCCAGAGCTTTGTTTGATTTAGAGCCTGATCCTGATGCCGCGTTGGTTGGTGACCCTTGGAATGTGCCATGGCGGGCAGCCCATATGCCGCATCAACTACGCTACCAAAGCAACGATCAAACCGTGCCGATCAAGGCGCAACCGCAAGCGCCCCAAGCATGGCTGGTAACGATCAACGATGAGCAACTTGAGATTGTGGTTTTGCGTCGCCATCTCAATCGCATGGTTGTGCGGGTAGCCGATCGAATTTATCAATGCCAACTTGAGCAGGATAGCTTGATTTGGCAAGGCGTTGGTTACCAGATTCAGCCTGCTGCCGCTCCCAGCCTCGACCAAAATAATGGACACAAAGGCGATGCCAGCCTTGAAGCGCCCATGCCAGGCACAATTATCAAACTGCTGGTAGCCGAAGGCGAGCACGTTAGTGCAGGCCAACCATTGCTGATTATGGAAGCCATGAAGATGGAGCACACCGTGACCGCGCCCTACGCTGGCACTGTCGCCAAACTGCCCTACCGCCAAGGCCAACAAGTCAGCGGCGGGGTGGCGCTAGCCGAAATTACTGCTGAGTAATTTAACTGCAACTCCTTTAATCAATCAAGATTAAAGGAGTTGCTTAACTTTTTGGTGGCACAAGTACTTTAAATTCTCTAAACCGACATTGAACCGGTAATTTACCACCAGTCACGATCCCAACATCGATGCGCGAATGGCTTAATCGTGGTATTTGACCGCGCCATACCAACTGATCATTGACAAAAAAGTGATGCTCTTGGCCTAATACTACCATTGATAATGTATTAGGTTGGCGAATTTTGATTGCTGGATGAAAACTACGGTCATAATACACCGCCCAATGATCTCCGCCGTTGCGTGTTTCACAAATTGAAAACATACCCACATCATCACGAATTCGAAACATCCCATGGCTTAGATCGCACAATTCCTCAAAGAAAATACAATAACCGTCTTCTTCATTATTAGCAGGTGTTAAACGTTCAGCTATCAGCGAAACGTAATAATGTTCAGGTGTAAAACAAGGTGAATCGCCACCCAAATACACATTCGTATGAAAATGACTATAGGCAGTCAGTTGATAGGTTTGATCAACAAATTCCCGCTCCAAGCGACAAACTCCATCATCACGCCAACCAAGTCCCCAATGATGCCCATTCTGCACAAAATCATCATAAAAATAAGGTTGCCATGTTGCCTTTATCCTGCGCAAATCGATCGATCGTGCTTTAACGGCTGCTGAAGGAACAACATGTTCCCAAACTTTGTTCAGTTCAAATTCTTGAATGGCACTAACTGGAGTTTGATAACGCACCCATGCAGGGTTGATACAGTAAAACAACACATCAGCTTCAAAGGCCGTTAAATAGAGCTCGGCGGCAATTTTCTCAATTTGCCGAATATACCGTGGGCGAAATTTCCCGGTAAACCAATTATTCATGGTGGTCAGTGAGACCCCAACCTGCTCAGCGAGGCGTGCTTGGGTAAGCGTTTCATCACCATGCAAGATAAAAAAAGCTCGCAACAACTCGGCAAACGAATGGCGCGACATTTGTACGACCTTTCATTGACTTTGAAAAATACACAAGTGGCAGCATTAGATCAATGCTACAGTTTCCAACGAGCTCAATTCACCGATAGATCTATCGAATTTCACTTAGTTGGTATTGATTAGCTAACAATGTATTGGAGTACCTTGTCATGAACCAATTAACCAAACGTGAATTCGAGGTTGCCGAGTTATTGAACCAAGGGTTGTTAAATCGTGAAATTGCAGCCCAGCTCTGTGTCAGTGAAGTAGCCATTGAGCAGCATTTGACTAGGATTTATCGCAAGTTGGCTGTTCGCAATCGGGTCGAAGCAGTTCTAAAATTACGCGGAA from Chloroflexota bacterium includes these protein-coding regions:
- a CDS encoding helix-turn-helix transcriptional regulator, which translates into the protein MNQLTKREFEVAELLNQGLLNREIAAQLCVSEVAIEQHLTRIYRKLAVRNRVEAVLKLRGMQQECMASHSIQDLSH
- a CDS encoding tetratricopeptide repeat protein, which gives rise to MTEQSIDELLRLAKAAANQGNTEQARKLLSNIVQHDPNHEQAWLWLSGVVDSADKMRYCLDRVLAINPTNQLALSALEDFAELAEQRFRNQTKPLGTPTQPIPSQTEPLETPATPKQPTKPRPRARNVAMPRPRPESMIESGAVQDVLQGHQRTTWGYIGLWSGLVAVHMLLLRAPNLAQQSLVQAIGVVLQLGLIIAIIQLPAWWLLLNNQSRIQHETLGRTTYLALLSAMLWRSSLLLIAGIGVGLLGVWWGDPWLAVLRLAQLLIVAWSVFNLMTQLLRPAIPGLELDRMTSAKMTQASLIWFCFWAASLVAAWIW
- a CDS encoding acetyl-CoA carboxylase biotin carboxylase subunit, with the translated sequence MTYFDSLLIANRGEIAVRVIRACRSLGIEAIAVYSDADARALHVREADRAIRIGPAAAAQSYLNIEAVLAAAQQTGAQAIHPGYGFLSENANFARACNQAGIAFIGPPAEAIEAMGSKSAAKRLAESVGVPTVPGYNGDDQSEQRLLAEAERIGFPLLIKASAGGGGKGMRSVHRLAEFSAALAAAQREALAAFGDQHVLLEKLIERPRHIEFQILGDQHGTMLHLGERECSIQRRHQKVLEESPSIALTPALRATMGAAAVRLAQAVNYYNAGTQEFMLDANGEFYFLEMNTRLQVEHPVTELVTGLDLVQLQIAIAAGQRLPFAQADIQQTGHAIEVRLYAEDPVQMLPSIGQLSSYTPPEGPGIRLDTGVTVGDHVTINYDPMLAKLIVWGEQREQAIARLRYALQHFEVAGVTTNIPLLQAIINTPAYHSGATTTDFLQTHAISEQLQHRQLPPNLALAARALFDLEPDPDAALVGDPWNVPWRAAHMPHQLRYQSNDQTVPIKAQPQAPQAWLVTINDEQLEIVVLRRHLNRMVVRVADRIYQCQLEQDSLIWQGVGYQIQPAAAPSLDQNNGHKGDASLEAPMPGTIIKLLVAEGEHVSAGQPLLIMEAMKMEHTVTAPYAGTVAKLPYRQGQQVSGGVALAEITAE
- a CDS encoding helix-turn-helix domain-containing protein → MSRHSFAELLRAFFILHGDETLTQARLAEQVGVSLTTMNNWFTGKFRPRYIRQIEKIAAELYLTAFEADVLFYCINPAWVRYQTPVSAIQEFELNKVWEHVVPSAAVKARSIDLRRIKATWQPYFYDDFVQNGHHWGLGWRDDGVCRLEREFVDQTYQLTAYSHFHTNVYLGGDSPCFTPEHYYVSLIAERLTPANNEEDGYCIFFEELCDLSHGMFRIRDDVGMFSICETRNGGDHWAVYYDRSFHPAIKIRQPNTLSMVVLGQEHHFFVNDQLVWRGQIPRLSHSRIDVGIVTGGKLPVQCRFREFKVLVPPKS